One Ictalurus furcatus strain D&B chromosome 21, Billie_1.0, whole genome shotgun sequence genomic region harbors:
- the LOC128624839 gene encoding olfactory receptor class A-like protein 1 yields MRVSRHKKKFQNPGSMDLCITIKGVSFLLQTGLGILGNASVLMAYAHMAFVEPRLQPVDRILAHLAFSNLLLLLTRGVPQTMVIFGLHNLLNDPGCKVVIYAYRIHRALSVCLTSMLSVFQALTITPSAGPYLTRLKSRLPQLVVPTFVGLWLLNMVVCTGAALFALAPRNGTVPAFTLNLGFCHVDFRDNLSYVVNGAALSTRDFTFVAIMLASSGYILVFLHKHSRQVRSIRRAQQGTSMELRAAKTVVMLVVLYTVFFGIDNVIWIYMLTVAQVPAVVADMRVFFSSCYATFSPFLMISTNKKIKERMMCAAGEQSAEDSIEKPSK; encoded by the exons ATGCGCGTGAGCCGTCACAAGAAGAAGTTCCAG AACCCGGGCTCCATGGACCTTTGCATCACCATTAAAGGAGTTTCGTTCCTCCTGCAGACGGGGCTGGGAATTCTGGGTAATGCATCCGTGCTGATGGCGTACGCTCATATGGCTTTCGTAGAGCCTCGCCTGCAGCCCGTGGACAGAATCCTGGCTCACCTGGCCTTCAGCAACCTGCTGCTACTACTGACGCGTGGCGTGCCACAGACCATGGTCATCTTCGGCCTGCACAACCTGCTGAACGATCCGGGCTGCAAAGTGGTGATCTACGCCTACCGCATCCACCGCgccctctctgtctgcctcaccAGCATGCTGAGTGTCTTCCAAGCGCTGACCATCACGCCGTCAGCCGGGCCGTACCTGACCAGACTGAAATCTCGTCTCCCGCAGCTGGTCGTGCCCACCTTCGTAGGGCTGTGGCTCCTCAACATGGTCGTCTGCACCGGCGCTGCGCTTTTCGCCTTGGCACCTCGGAACGGCACCGTGCCTGCCTTCACCCTTAACCTCGGCTTCTGCCACGTCGACTTCCGTGACAACTTGTCGTACGTGGTGAACGGCGCGGCACTCTCGACGCGAGACTTCACCTTCGTGGCCATCATGCTGGCGTCCAGCGGCTACATCCTAGTCTTCCTGCACAAACACAGCAGACAAGTCAGGTCCATCCGACGCGCTCAGCAAGGAACCTCCATGGAGCTGCGGGCGGCTAAGACCGTCGTCATGCTGGTGGTGCTGTACACCGTATTCTTCGGCATCGACAACGTGATCTGGATCTACATGCTGACGGTGGCTCAGGTCCCGGCCGTTGTGGCGGACATGAGAGTGTTTTTCTCATCGTGCTATGCCACATTCAGTCCTTTCCTCATGATAAGCACCAATAAGAAGATAAAGGAGAGGATGATGTGTGCGGCTGGAGAACAGTCGGCCGAGGACTCCATCGAGaaaccaagcaaataa
- the LOC128625154 gene encoding olfactory receptor class A-like protein 1, with the protein MDSELLARGLLYLSLAVAGIPGNIAVIYAFLMALHHERRLLTADAIVLHLALANLLVVGVRCVLEVFATFEIANVFDDAGCKGVIFVYRTARSLSIWLTFVLSAYQSLSIAPPGSRWATARDLFGQFLWLIFLVVWIINVAVSSPSVVFAVGAKNNSKLLQNSINVQFCFINFPSVSVKDANGAVQTVRDVVPMALMTTASLIILVFLYKHSRQVRAIRGGGGGGGGGGAGGSAERRAAVTVVTLVTLYVMLYGVDNGLWVYTIMVKQTMSSALISDLRIFFSSLYAAMSPVVIIVSNKKVNKHLSCGSEEKTAGRSA; encoded by the coding sequence ATGGACTCTGAGCTCCTAGCGCGTGGCctcctgtatctctctctggcCGTGGCAGGAATCCCGGGCAACATCGCCGTGATCTACGCCTTCCTGATGGCACTGCACCACGAGCGGCGTCTCCTCACAGCCGACGCCATTGTACTGCACCTGGCCCTGGCCAACCTGCTGGTGGTGGGCGTTCGCTGTGTGCTCGAGGTTTTCGCTACCTTCGAAATCGCCAACGTTTTTGACGACGCCGGTTGCAAGGGCGTCATTTTCGTGTACAGGACGGCACGTTCGCTTTCCATCTGGCTCACGTTTGTGCTGAGCGCCTACCAGAGCCTGAGCATCGCGCCCCCGGGGTCGCGCTGGGCGACCGCCCGGGACCTTTTCGGCCAGTTCCTTTGGCTCATCTTCTTGGTCGTGTGGATCATCAACGTCGCCGTGAGCTCGCCGTCCGTCGTCTTTGCCGTGGGCGCTAAGAACAACTCCAAGCTCCTCCAGAACAGCATCAACGTGCAGTTCTGCTTCATCAATTTCCCCTCGGTGAGCGTCAAGGACGCCAACGGAGCGGTGCAGACCGTCAGAGACGTGGTGCCCATGGCGCTCATGACCACCGCCAGCCTCATCATCCTCGTCTTCCTCTACAAACACAGCCGGCAGGTCAGAGCTATCCGAGGCGGAGGTGGCGGCGGCGGTGGAGGAGGAGCGGGGGGTTCTGCCGAACGCAGGGCGGCCGTTACGGTTGTCACGTTGGTGACGCTGTATGTCATGTTGTACGGAGTCGACAATGGGCTTTGGGTCTACACCATCATGGTGAAACAGACGATGTCCTCTGCACTCATCTCAGACCTGCGCATCTTCTTCTCGTCCCTGTACGCCGCCATGAGCCCCGTCGTCATCATCGTGTCCAATAAGAAAGTGAACAAACATCTGAGCTGTGGCAGCGAGGAGAAGACGGCAGGCCGGTCAGCGTAA
- the LOC128624840 gene encoding transforming protein RhoA-like — translation MAAIRKKLVIVGDGACGKTCLLIVFSKDQFPEVYVPTVFENYVADIEVDGKQVELALWDTAGQEDYDRLRPLSYPDTDVILMCFSIDSPDSLENIPEKWTPEVKHFCPNVPIILVGNKKDLRNDDHTRRELAKMKQEPVKAEEGRDMANRIYAFGYMECSAKTKDGVREVFEMATRAALQARKGKKGTKCLLL, via the exons ATGGCAGCGATCCGTAAGAAGCTGGTGATCGTGGGAGATGGTGCGTGCGGGAAGACGTGCCTCCTCATCGTCTTCAGTAAGGACCAGTTCCCCGAGGTGTATGTCCCCACCGTGTTCGAAAACTACGTGGCCGACATCGAGGTGGACGGAAAACAG gtgGAGCTGGCACTGTGGGACACGGCAGGACAAGAAGATTACGATCGTCTCCGTCCTCTCTCCTACCCCGACACCGACGTCATCCTCATGTGTTTCTCCATCGACAGTCCTGACAGTCTCG AGAACATTCCGGAAAAATGGACTCCCGAGGTGAAACATTTCTGCCCCAACGTCCCCATCATCCTGGTGGGCAACAAGAAGGACCTGCGCAACGACGACCACACTCGCCGCGAGCTAGCCAAGATGAAGCAG gAGCCGGTGAAAGCAGAGGAGGGCCGCGACATGGCAAATCGGATCTACGCCTTCGGCTACATGGAGTGTTCGGCCAAGACGAAGGATGGTGTGCGGGAGGTGTTTGAGATGGCCACCAGGGCGGCCCTGCAGGCCAGGAAAGGCAAGAAGGGCACCAAATGCCTCCTACTGTAA